One genomic region from Deferribacterota bacterium encodes:
- the cysK gene encoding cysteine synthase A, translating to MAKTYNKYYQSIGNTPLIYLRSFSNIIDNNLYAKVESRNPSFSVKDRIAYGMITDALKTSKLRDDMEVVEPTSGNTGIALAMVGASLNIKVNIIMPKSMSDERKKIIKAFGANLILTEPDKGMKGAIEKAETLTKESPNKFYMPDQFSNPSNPKIHEITTGPEIESALNGNIDLIFVGVGTGGTISGIASYLKKIRKKPVEIIAIEPVKSPAITCSLNSKTFTAKPHTIQGIGAGFIPKTLNLSLIDDVVTVSDEDALNYTKDLIKKEGIFAGISSGAALNGALKYLKKNNIKSKNAVIILPDTGERYLSTPKFL from the coding sequence ATGGCTAAAACATATAACAAATATTATCAATCAATAGGAAACACGCCATTAATTTATTTAAGATCATTTTCAAATATTATAGATAATAATCTATATGCAAAGGTCGAATCTAGAAATCCATCATTTTCAGTTAAAGATAGGATAGCATACGGAATGATCACTGATGCACTAAAGACTAGCAAACTAAGAGATGATATGGAAGTTGTTGAGCCTACTAGTGGAAATACAGGTATTGCTCTTGCAATGGTTGGAGCAAGTTTAAATATTAAAGTAAATATTATAATGCCTAAATCAATGAGTGATGAAAGAAAAAAAATTATAAAGGCTTTTGGGGCAAATCTAATACTAACTGAACCAGATAAAGGAATGAAAGGAGCAATTGAAAAAGCTGAGACCCTAACCAAGGAATCCCCAAACAAGTTTTATATGCCTGACCAATTTTCTAACCCATCTAATCCTAAAATCCATGAGATTACAACAGGACCCGAAATAGAAAGCGCATTAAATGGTAATATTGACCTTATATTTGTAGGCGTTGGCACAGGAGGCACAATTTCTGGTATTGCATCATACCTTAAAAAAATACGTAAAAAACCTGTAGAAATAATTGCAATAGAACCAGTAAAAAGCCCAGCAATTACTTGTTCGTTAAATAGCAAAACTTTTACAGCAAAGCCTCACACTATACAAGGCATTGGTGCAGGTTTCATCCCTAAAACATTGAATTTATCATTAATAGATGATGTTGTGACAGTTAGCGATGAAGATGCACTTAATTACACTAAAGATCTCATAAAAAAAGAGGGTATTTTTGCAGGTATATCATCGGGGGCTGCTTTAAATGGAGCTTTAAAATATCTAAAGAAAAATAACATAAAAAGTAAAAATGCTGTCATAATTTTACCTGATACGGGAGAACGTTATCTAAGTACCCCAAAATTTTTATAG
- a CDS encoding O-acetylhomoserine aminocarboxypropyltransferase/cysteine synthase family protein translates to MHKIESLLLHEGYTPDKTGAMAPPIYQTTSYQFASTEKAAKLFGLEEFGFMYTRINNPTVDILEKRLSALNKGTSSVATASGQAAITYAILNIAKNGDNIVSSTNLYGGTFTLFKYTLSKFGINVRFVDSSDPNNYLNASDENTKAFYLETIGNPRNSVSDFDKIASNAKSLNIPLIVDNTVSPYIFNPFEYGADIIVYSLTKFISGNGTSIGGAVVEKGDFNWANGKFDDFVKPDPSYHGLKFWEKFGNHEKAALKGHSYSMKLRLQLLRDMGAALSPFNAFLILEGLETLPLRMVKHCQNALKVAKFLEEHKNVSWVNYPGLTSHKDHNNAEKYLKNNFGGIIGFGIKGGYEAGKKFIDNISMIKHLANIGDSRSLVIHPASTTHSQLTKEEQKEAGISDDFIRLSVGLENVDDITGELDKALNCTV, encoded by the coding sequence ATGCACAAGATAGAATCTTTATTATTGCACGAAGGCTATACGCCAGATAAAACAGGCGCAATGGCACCACCAATATATCAAACAACAAGTTATCAGTTCGCTAGCACTGAAAAGGCGGCAAAATTGTTTGGTTTAGAGGAATTTGGCTTTATGTACACAAGGATTAACAACCCTACAGTAGATATATTAGAGAAAAGATTATCAGCACTAAATAAGGGAACATCATCAGTTGCAACAGCCTCAGGACAAGCTGCAATAACATATGCTATATTAAACATTGCTAAAAACGGTGATAATATAGTCTCATCAACTAATCTATATGGTGGAACATTTACACTTTTTAAATATACTCTCTCAAAATTTGGTATAAATGTGCGTTTTGTAGACTCCTCTGACCCTAACAACTATTTAAATGCATCAGATGAAAATACCAAGGCTTTTTATTTAGAAACTATAGGCAATCCAAGAAATAGTGTAAGTGACTTTGATAAAATTGCAAGTAATGCAAAATCACTAAATATACCACTTATTGTAGATAATACTGTATCACCTTATATATTTAATCCCTTTGAATATGGGGCAGATATAATAGTCTATTCACTAACAAAATTTATCAGCGGGAATGGCACTTCCATAGGTGGTGCAGTTGTGGAGAAAGGTGATTTTAATTGGGCCAATGGTAAGTTTGATGACTTTGTTAAACCTGATCCTTCCTATCACGGACTAAAATTTTGGGAAAAATTTGGCAACCATGAAAAAGCTGCCTTAAAAGGGCATTCTTATTCGATGAAACTTAGATTACAATTGCTAAGGGATATGGGCGCAGCCCTTTCTCCCTTCAATGCTTTCTTAATCCTTGAGGGTCTTGAAACACTCCCATTGAGAATGGTAAAACACTGTCAAAATGCTCTAAAGGTAGCAAAATTTTTAGAAGAACACAAAAATGTCAGCTGGGTAAATTATCCAGGCTTAACAAGCCACAAAGATCATAATAATGCAGAAAAATATCTAAAAAATAACTTTGGGGGAATAATTGGTTTCGGAATAAAAGGTGGTTATGAGGCAGGAAAAAAATTCATTGATAATATAAGCATGATTAAACATTTGGCGAATATTGGTGATTCAAGGAGCTTAGTAATACACCCAGCAAGTACAACACATTCCCAATTAACGAAAGAAGAACAAAAGGAAGCTGGAATTAGCGATGATTTTATTAGATTATCAGTAGGATTAGAAAATGTCGATGATATTACAGGTGAACTAGATAAAGCTTTAAACTGTACAGTTTAA
- a CDS encoding phosphoglycerate mutase family protein — MDIYLIRHAHALNRDEWSKDDLKRPLTKKGEKLAHKAFKKFVSKFKKPNIIFTSEAERSVKTGKILNKFCSAKLIVDKRLNPGSQINNYHSIITEYAKYEVISIVSHNPDIQNFVSDYLSEGKLMIVLKKGSIIHIKDGALVNLIQQKILR, encoded by the coding sequence ATGGATATATATCTTATAAGACATGCCCATGCATTAAATAGAGATGAATGGAGTAAAGATGACTTAAAAAGACCTCTTACAAAAAAAGGGGAAAAGCTAGCTCATAAAGCCTTTAAAAAATTTGTTTCTAAGTTTAAGAAACCTAATATAATTTTTACTTCAGAAGCTGAAAGGTCTGTTAAAACTGGTAAAATATTAAATAAATTTTGTAGTGCTAAATTAATAGTTGATAAAAGATTGAATCCAGGTTCACAGATCAATAACTATCACTCAATAATTACTGAATATGCTAAATATGAAGTTATTTCAATAGTTTCGCATAATCCAGATATACAAAATTTTGTATCTGATTATTTATCTGAAGGAAAGTTAATGATTGTTTTAAAAAAAGGCTCAATTATACACATAAAGGATGGTGCTCTTGTAAATTTAATACAACAAAAAATATTAAGATAA
- the tatB gene encoding Sec-independent protein translocase protein TatB, protein MFGFGFSEVLIILIIALIILGPNKLPEVAKMVGKAYAQFRRAFEDIKDSVDLDLNNNVPKKRSKNLDEIYKDKWQKEINTDKKDKDEKKDASNSIEKVNNKEEKENNKDATSRE, encoded by the coding sequence ATGTTTGGATTTGGTTTTTCTGAAGTATTAATAATATTAATAATTGCTCTTATTATTTTAGGACCCAACAAATTGCCTGAGGTAGCAAAAATGGTTGGAAAGGCCTATGCACAATTTAGAAGAGCCTTTGAAGACATTAAAGACTCTGTAGATTTAGATCTTAATAATAATGTGCCTAAAAAAAGAAGTAAAAATTTAGATGAAATCTATAAGGACAAATGGCAAAAAGAGATAAATACTGACAAAAAAGATAAAGATGAGAAGAAGGATGCTTCTAATTCTATAGAAAAAGTGAATAACAAAGAAGAAAAAGAGAATAATAAAGATGCAACAAGCAGAGAATAA
- a CDS encoding CHAD domain-containing protein gives MSSLNNLYTLELENKNENSYEIFDTFEYSLYFKNIILYKKNEEYILFYTKKNNTITFANTPFKFWWDVDDAEVRGILKDILGPRALISLKKFKGIEEIYNIYDANKKIFSKLSIYEISDFNIQVLYVHRIKGYKKETKEINKKLKEILNLDNIKARNLPEHLFSALNLKITRYSNKIDIQVERDEKAYLAISKILKKLLSIIRINLFGISNQIDSEFLHDFRVSLRRTRTALNQLKEIFKDEEIAIFKDEFAGVMKKTNYLRDLDVQFLTLIELKYELSGDLNDGLTLILDYLGSKINKEYNKLGRFLQTKKFNTLLEKWSKFLDDPSGSVQEYGYKPIGEIASFYISKALKKVDRRYRIAVIDFNPVNMHKLRIACKKLRYVLEFFNPIYREDIYSDAISALKKLQDSLGLYQDVQVQSNMIYEILKDLGQPEGKSSVYLVAGYIIRLLDEKKKESSTNFLDHYDNFYTLIDSKKFKKVINY, from the coding sequence TTGTCATCTTTAAACAATTTATATACTTTAGAACTTGAGAATAAAAATGAGAATAGCTATGAGATTTTTGATACCTTTGAATATTCATTGTATTTTAAAAATATAATATTATATAAAAAAAATGAAGAGTATATTTTATTTTATACTAAAAAAAATAATACCATTACTTTTGCTAATACACCTTTTAAATTTTGGTGGGATGTCGATGATGCCGAAGTTAGAGGAATTTTAAAAGATATTTTAGGTCCCAGAGCTTTAATTTCACTAAAAAAATTTAAAGGTATTGAGGAAATATATAATATATATGATGCAAATAAGAAAATTTTCTCAAAACTTAGCATATATGAAATTTCTGATTTTAATATTCAAGTTTTATATGTCCATAGGATAAAAGGTTATAAAAAAGAAACAAAAGAGATAAATAAGAAATTAAAAGAAATCTTAAATTTAGACAATATAAAAGCAAGAAATCTGCCAGAACATTTGTTTTCAGCTCTTAATTTAAAAATTACGAGATATTCAAATAAAATAGATATTCAGGTAGAAAGGGATGAGAAAGCATATTTAGCTATTTCGAAGATATTAAAAAAATTACTTTCTATAATAAGAATAAATTTATTTGGTATTTCCAATCAAATAGATTCAGAATTTCTGCATGATTTTAGAGTTTCCCTTAGAAGAACAAGAACAGCCTTAAATCAATTAAAGGAGATATTCAAAGATGAAGAAATAGCAATTTTTAAAGATGAATTCGCTGGTGTGATGAAAAAAACAAACTATTTAAGGGATTTAGATGTTCAATTTTTAACATTAATTGAGTTAAAATATGAGCTATCAGGTGATTTGAATGATGGTCTTACATTAATTTTAGATTATCTAGGCAGTAAAATTAATAAAGAATATAATAAATTGGGAAGATTTCTACAAACAAAAAAGTTCAATACCTTGTTAGAGAAATGGAGTAAATTTTTAGATGATCCTAGTGGTAGTGTGCAAGAATATGGTTATAAGCCAATTGGTGAAATAGCATCATTCTATATTTCTAAGGCATTAAAAAAAGTGGATAGAAGATATCGTATTGCTGTTATTGATTTTAATCCAGTAAATATGCATAAATTAAGGATTGCATGTAAAAAACTGAGATATGTATTAGAGTTTTTTAATCCTATTTATAGGGAAGATATTTATTCTGATGCAATATCAGCATTAAAAAAATTACAAGATTCACTAGGTTTGTACCAGGATGTTCAGGTACAGAGTAATATGATATATGAAATACTTAAAGATTTAGGCCAGCCAGAAGGTAAGAGCAGTGTTTATTTAGTGGCTGGTTATATTATAAGGTTGTTAGATGAAAAGAAGAAGGAAAGCTCAACTAATTTTTTAGATCATTATGATAATTTTTATACTCTTATAGATAGTAAGAAATTTAAAAAGGTTATTAATTATTGA